The window CTCATGATAATGTGTGGCAAATAGGGTCTTGGCACGGATATTTGTATGAATAAATTCAGAGATTGCCCAGGCAAGGCTGACTCCATCATAGGTGCTTGTCCCTCTTCCAACTTCATCCAATATAATTAAGCTATCCTTGGTAGCATATTTGAGGATATTTGCTACCTCCTGCATCTCCACCATAAATGTGCTTTGCCCTTGTGCTAGATTGTCACTTGATCCTATTCTGGTAAATATTCTATCTACAACTCCAATTTCAGCCTCGTCAGCAGGAATAAAGCTCCCCATTTGGGCCATTAAAACAAGAACGGCATTTTGTCTTAAATATGTGCTTTTGCCAGCCATATTTGGTCCAGTAATTACCATAAGCCTGTTTGCATCATTCATATCAATATCATTAGGAACAAAAAGATGTCCCAGTGACTTTTCCACTACTGGATGTCTTCCATTTATTATTTTAAGGTTATTGCTTTCCAGTATTTTAGGTCTAATATAATTATTTTTCTCTGCTGTAACAGATAGGCTGGCAAACACGTCTAATCTAGCTAGCAGATTTGCATTATTTTTTATTTCCTGAACATGGAGGTTTACCTTTTCACGGACATCCTGAAATAGTCTATATTCCAGTTCATACAGTTTCTCTTCAGCATCTAAAATAAGGTTTTCCAGTTCCTTTAACTTTGGTGTTATATAACGTTCACAATTTGCCAGGGTTTGTTTGCGCATGTAATGCTCTGGCACTTGACTAAGATTTGCATTTGTAACTTCTATGTAGTAACCAAATACCTTGTTATAACCGACCTTAAGTGACTTTATACCTAACCTTTCCCTCTCCTCCATTTCAAGACTAGCTATCCATGTTTTCCCACTGCTTTTAGCTTCTCTTAGCCTATCAACATCAGTATTATATCCAGGTTTAATTATGTTTCCATCTTTAAGTCCAGATGCCGGGCTGTCATCTATACTAACTTTTAACAAGCTTACTAATTCATCTAAAGAATTTAAACCATCTATGATTGTTTTCAAGGGTTTTAAAGATTGGCCTGCAAATAAGTCCCTTATTCTAGGCAACAAGCATAATGAACTCCTTAATGCAACCAAATCCCTTGCGTCTGCACTTCCATATAAAATTTTGGTAATTAGCCTTTCCATATCATAAAGGTTTTTTAAATAATTTCTAAGCTCTTCTCGAATTAAGACATTTTCATTAAAGAAAGCCACCATGTCAAGCCTTGATTCAATTTCTTTAATATCCTTTAGTGGTTGTTCGATCCACTGCCTGAGCACCCTGGCTCCAGCAGCAGTAGTTGTATTATCTATTGCAGACAAAACGGTATTTTCTTTGTTTCCATTAATATTTGTTGTCAATTCAAGATTTCTACGGGTGGCGTAATCTAAAACCATATAAGTTTCAGGAATATAGACCTCTATATTGGACAAATGATCCAATTCAGTTTTTAAATTTGTCTGAAGATATTTATATAACACACCGGCAGCTAACAGGGAAACCCTATTATTATGTAAACCTATGCTGAAAACATGATTGGCAGAAAAGCTGTCCTTTAATAAGTCAAGCATCTTTTCATAATTATAAATACTATTTGATATTGTATAGATATTTGTTTTTTGTCCCATCTTTTTTAAAATTGTTTTCTGCTCAAAGCTATCTGGAACTATACACTCAACAGGATTTAGCTTTGCCACCTCATCAATTAAACTGTCTTCTCCTTTGATTAGAGCCACTTTGAAATCCCCAGTAGATAAATCACAGTATGCCAGGCCATAGTTATCCTGCTTTGAGTAAATGCTTACAATATAGTTGTTTTGATCAGCGGACAGGTATTTTTCATCCAAGATGGTTCCTGGTGAAATAACTCTAACCACCTTACGTTCTACTGGTCCCTTTGAGAGTTTAGGATCCCCCACCTGCTCACATACTGCTACCTTGTAGCCCTGCTGTAAAAGCTTTGGCAGATATGTATCAACAGCATGATAGGGAATTCCACACATGGGGGCTTTTTCTTTAGTTCCTGATTGACGAGCTGTTAATGCAATTCCTAACACCTTTGAGGCCAGTATTGCATCATCATAAAACATTTCATAAAAATCGCCTAATCTATAAAAAAGAATACTATCCATGTATTCTGCCTTTATACTTAGATATTGCTTCATCATGGGTGTCAAATCACTCAAGAAACTTCCCTCCCTTATGTGTAATTATAGCATAGAAATGGACTGTTAAGTACAAAAGCCGCTAATTAGCGACTTTTATTGTCATAGTTCTCCTATTAAGTTCCATGTCTGGGCCTTGGTTATTTTAACATTTATAATTGTTCCAATGAGTGATTGCTCCCCAGAAAAGTTAACAATTTTATTTGTCCTGGTTCTGCCAGTTAACCGACTACTATCTGTCTTGCTAGGACTTTCAACTAGAACCTCCATGTTAGTGCCAACAAGCTTCATGTTTTTTTCTAAGCTGATTTTGTTTTGAACTTCCATTAGCCTATGCAATCTTTCTTTTTTTTCTTCATCTTTTATCTGACACTCCATAGCTGCAGCCGGTGTTCCCCTCCTAGGAGAATAAGCAAAGGTATAAGCAGCGTCAAACCTGACTCTTTCCACAATATCTAATGTGTCCTTAAAATCCTCCTCCCCTTCCCCTGGAAATCCCACAATAATGTCACTAGTTATAGAGTAATTAGGGGAAATACTTTGAATCTTTTCTACCAGGTCCAGGTATTCTTCCCGTGTGTATCCTCTATTCATGGCCTTTAAAATCTTGTTGCTTCCTGCCTGCACCGGAAGATGATAATGCTCACATACCTTTTTGCACCTGGCAATAGTTTCAACCAGCTTATCCGTGAAGTCTCTTGGGTGTGATGTCATGTAGCGTATTCTTTCAAGGCCATCTATCTTATT of the Desulfitibacter alkalitolerans DSM 16504 genome contains:
- the mutS gene encoding DNA mismatch repair protein MutS, with the translated sequence MSDLTPMMKQYLSIKAEYMDSILFYRLGDFYEMFYDDAILASKVLGIALTARQSGTKEKAPMCGIPYHAVDTYLPKLLQQGYKVAVCEQVGDPKLSKGPVERKVVRVISPGTILDEKYLSADQNNYIVSIYSKQDNYGLAYCDLSTGDFKVALIKGEDSLIDEVAKLNPVECIVPDSFEQKTILKKMGQKTNIYTISNSIYNYEKMLDLLKDSFSANHVFSIGLHNNRVSLLAAGVLYKYLQTNLKTELDHLSNIEVYIPETYMVLDYATRRNLELTTNINGNKENTVLSAIDNTTTAAGARVLRQWIEQPLKDIKEIESRLDMVAFFNENVLIREELRNYLKNLYDMERLITKILYGSADARDLVALRSSLCLLPRIRDLFAGQSLKPLKTIIDGLNSLDELVSLLKVSIDDSPASGLKDGNIIKPGYNTDVDRLREAKSSGKTWIASLEMEERERLGIKSLKVGYNKVFGYYIEVTNANLSQVPEHYMRKQTLANCERYITPKLKELENLILDAEEKLYELEYRLFQDVREKVNLHVQEIKNNANLLARLDVFASLSVTAEKNNYIRPKILESNNLKIINGRHPVVEKSLGHLFVPNDIDMNDANRLMVITGPNMAGKSTYLRQNAVLVLMAQMGSFIPADEAEIGVVDRIFTRIGSSDNLAQGQSTFMVEMQEVANILKYATKDSLIILDEVGRGTSTYDGVSLAWAISEFIHTNIRAKTLFATHYHELTRLQEDHEGIKNYNVGVVEKGDEITFLHKVYEGSTDKSYGIQVARLAGLPADLLAKARKILHSLEKDSTFLSASFIGKAELGKVEVDYDKDKVRSSVIEEEIDGLDLWNMTPMEALNKLAQFQNEIRLKRGDK